The Anolis carolinensis isolate JA03-04 chromosome 1, rAnoCar3.1.pri, whole genome shotgun sequence genome window below encodes:
- the LOC134293960 gene encoding uncharacterized protein LOC134293960 has translation MSREGDQSHDGAKGPPLGALPLAEETLQAIASSTGYPKPDGVTQRIPRGGRGVPAAAETSWGSGGSMPETVALRLSILETHLSRLSDTVGRIVPILEENLQKEHIRYGAEREPSKGGDWSQRGQRASTQSPAAARDEGDEEYWQELEFRDRMAREVERQRALGTLRPPSPTELPTPRMGVGVERPLGPGIGSSGLADEGGEEQEIQEEEEDVQYDGERRDAGATARPVCGWGEGPTAAAGFREPRRMTTGVGRGVIQGNPMQPFPMPPRQHQRAAEWMPRREDLKLEYGGESAELNFFLISIRGYMEDNAHTFPSEASRVRAIGNTLKRGAASWYVQLHARQDPCLRSVPRFLAALENRFRDRLEQLRARDQLRGIKQRDKTVPEYAEEFLHLAERVPEWSEVTKVELFKEGLRPEIFSWAAHRDDPETLQGWIQLAGRVESTLAQVKRFRSSGGQQRPVVRGRGETRKQERPGGRPGIPSRGDDNKPKPGCFVCGKTGHRAAECWARKGEPPKPSKPKPATGRRAEEEVRAPESSEKLACDERRTEEEDEEKEGTMSWNPVTGLW, from the coding sequence atgagcagggaaggagatcaaagccatgacggagcaaaggggcctccgctgggagctctgccgttggcagaagagacattgcaagccatagcttcctctacggggtaccccaagccggacggcgtgacccagaggattcccagagggggaagaggcgttccggcggcggcagaaaccagttggggatctggaggaagcatgccggagaccgtggccctgcggttatccatcctggaaactcatttatccaggctgtcggataccgtggggagaatagtgccaatattggaagagaatctccaaaaagagcacatccgatatggcgccgagagagagccaagcaaaggaggcgattggagccagaggggacagcgagcttcaacgcagagtcccgcggcggcaagggacgagggagacgaggaatattggcaggagctggagttcagagacagaatggcacgcgaagtggagcgccagcgagctctgggaactctgaggccgccatctccaacagagctcccaaccccccggatgggcgtcggggtggaaagaccactggggccagggatcgggtccagtggattagcagacgaaggcggagaggagcaggagatccaggaagaggaggaggatgtgcagtacgacggggaaaggcgagatgcgggggctacagcgaggccagtatgcggatggggggaagggccgacagcggcggcaggatttcgggagccgcgcagaatgaccaccggagtggggcgcggcgtgatccaaggaaacccgatgcaacccttccccatgcctcccagacagcatcaacgggccgctgaatggatgccaagaagggaagatctcaagctagaatacggaggggaatcagccgaactgaacttttttctaattagcatcaggggatacatggaagacaatgcacacacattcccctccgaagcaagcagggttcgggccatcggcaacacactaaagagaggagcggccagctggtatgtgcaactacatgccagacaggacccatgcctgaggtcagtgccccgcttcctcgccgcactggaaaaccggttcagagaccggctagagcaattgagagctcgagaccagcttagaggaataaagcagagggacaaaacggtgcccgagtacgcagaggaattcctccacctcgcggaaagggtaccagagtggtctgaagtgaccaaagtggaattatttaaagagggactacgccccgagattttcagctgggcagcgcacagagatgaccccgaaacgctccagggatggattcaactagcggggcgcgttgaatccaccctggcccaagtaaagcgcttcaggagcagcggcggccagcaaagaccggtggtgagaggtcgaggagaaacgaggaagcaggaaagacccggagggaggccggggattccctccagaggagacgacaacaaacctaaaccgggatgctttgtatgtgggaagacgggccatcgagcagcagaatgctgggcacggaagggggagccgccaaaaccctcaaagcccaagccagcaaccgggaggcgtgcggaggaggaggtgcgagccccagaatcttcagaaaaattg